One stretch of Bombus pascuorum chromosome 14, iyBomPasc1.1, whole genome shotgun sequence DNA includes these proteins:
- the LOC132914277 gene encoding leucine-rich melanocyte differentiation-associated protein-like isoform X1 — MLDYTSELELQKEADEVEQLAMTSLGKLVFVDLHCRHSKSLSSDKPSVDVDSLSLAFEDLFCMPFDIIENYSNILHTLDISHNMFSRNLQFLTEFENLTSLNLDHNNIDDHTVFPHMPKLQLLWLNHNNIKELYPFIKNLYESLPNLRYLCLMGNKAAPSYLNGGTFYDYLQYRLYVISLFPHLVHLDDRAVTPEQRQEAKRLYKRPLLENLTENAPLPECIKQLHNKIANIFSKPTLPYKLKPRGTNFVV, encoded by the exons AT GTTGGATTACACTAGTGAGTTAGAATTGCAAAAAGAAGCAGACGAAGTGGAACAACTTGCAATGACTTCCTTAGGAAAACTAGTATTTGTAGATTTACATTGTAGACATTCAAAGTCTTTATCTTCAGATAAACCATCTGTAGATGTTGATTCCTTATCACTTGCTTTTGAAGACCTTTTTTGTATGCCATTTgacattattgaaaattatagtaatattcTCCATACACTGGATATTAGTCATAATATGTTTAGTAG aaatttacaatttttgaccgaatttgaaaatttaacatCTTTAAACCTAGACCATAATAACATAGACGATCACACAGTTTTTCCACATATGCCGAAACTTCAGCTTCTGTGGTTAAAtcacaataatataaaagaattgtaTCCATTTATTAAGAATCTCTATGAGAGTCTACCCAACCTCAGATATTTGTGCCTTATGGGAAACAAGGCAGCACCAAGTTATTTAAATGGTGGTACCTTTTATGACTATCTTCAGTACAG gttatacgtcatatctTTGTTTCCTCATTTGGTACATCTGGATGATAGAGCTGTGACTCCGGAACAACGACAGGAGGCAAAAAGGCTTTACAAGCGACCACTGTTAGAGAATCTAACTGAAAATGCTCCTCTTCCAGAATGCATTAAACAACTACAtaacaaaattgcaaatatattttcaaaaccTACACTGCCTTATAAATTGAAACCAAGGGGCACAAACTTTGTTGTTTAA
- the LOC132914277 gene encoding leucine-rich melanocyte differentiation-associated protein-like isoform X2, producing MTSLGKLVFVDLHCRHSKSLSSDKPSVDVDSLSLAFEDLFCMPFDIIENYSNILHTLDISHNMFSRNLQFLTEFENLTSLNLDHNNIDDHTVFPHMPKLQLLWLNHNNIKELYPFIKNLYESLPNLRYLCLMGNKAAPSYLNGGTFYDYLQYRLYVISLFPHLVHLDDRAVTPEQRQEAKRLYKRPLLENLTENAPLPECIKQLHNKIANIFSKPTLPYKLKPRGTNFVV from the exons ATGACTTCCTTAGGAAAACTAGTATTTGTAGATTTACATTGTAGACATTCAAAGTCTTTATCTTCAGATAAACCATCTGTAGATGTTGATTCCTTATCACTTGCTTTTGAAGACCTTTTTTGTATGCCATTTgacattattgaaaattatagtaatattcTCCATACACTGGATATTAGTCATAATATGTTTAGTAG aaatttacaatttttgaccgaatttgaaaatttaacatCTTTAAACCTAGACCATAATAACATAGACGATCACACAGTTTTTCCACATATGCCGAAACTTCAGCTTCTGTGGTTAAAtcacaataatataaaagaattgtaTCCATTTATTAAGAATCTCTATGAGAGTCTACCCAACCTCAGATATTTGTGCCTTATGGGAAACAAGGCAGCACCAAGTTATTTAAATGGTGGTACCTTTTATGACTATCTTCAGTACAG gttatacgtcatatctTTGTTTCCTCATTTGGTACATCTGGATGATAGAGCTGTGACTCCGGAACAACGACAGGAGGCAAAAAGGCTTTACAAGCGACCACTGTTAGAGAATCTAACTGAAAATGCTCCTCTTCCAGAATGCATTAAACAACTACAtaacaaaattgcaaatatattttcaaaaccTACACTGCCTTATAAATTGAAACCAAGGGGCACAAACTTTGTTGTTTAA